In Gemmatimonadales bacterium, a genomic segment contains:
- a CDS encoding aquaporin: MPSLFRSSLAEGLGTFGLVFIGTGSVITKYYPDANYGVLGVAVAHALVLSVMITATMSISGGHLNPAVTLGLLSARRTNASTAGAYIVAQLVGAVLASLLIRMIYPVAVWRAPSLGTPTIAGSVTLMQALIIEAVLTFFLVSAVFGTCVNPDAPKVGGFGVGLVLLFDIIVGGPLTGAAMNPARAFGPALVSGQWVGHLVYWVGPIVGGVLAALFWEHLLLPKRVAG, translated from the coding sequence ATGCCTTCGCTGTTTCGCAGCTCGCTCGCCGAAGGGTTGGGAACGTTCGGGCTGGTCTTCATCGGCACCGGCTCGGTCATCACCAAGTATTACCCCGATGCCAATTACGGCGTGCTCGGCGTCGCGGTCGCGCATGCCCTGGTGCTGTCGGTCATGATCACGGCCACCATGAGCATCTCCGGCGGCCACCTCAACCCGGCGGTCACGCTGGGACTGCTCTCGGCCCGCCGGACCAACGCCTCCACCGCCGGTGCCTACATCGTCGCCCAGCTGGTGGGCGCGGTCCTCGCTTCGCTGCTGATCCGGATGATCTACCCGGTGGCCGTCTGGCGGGCTCCCTCGCTGGGCACGCCGACCATCGCGGGCAGCGTCACTCTGATGCAGGCGCTCATCATCGAGGCCGTGCTCACCTTCTTCCTGGTCTCCGCCGTGTTCGGCACCTGCGTCAATCCGGATGCGCCCAAGGTGGGCGGCTTCGGCGTGGGGTTGGTGCTGTTGTTCGACATCATCGTCGGTGGCCCGCTCACCGGCGCCGCGATGAACCCTGCGCGCGCCTTCGGCCCGGCCCTGGTCTCCGGGCAGTGGGTCGGACATCTGGTCTATTGGGTGGGGCCGATCGTGGGTGGAGTGCTGGCGGCATTGTTCTGGGAGCACCTGCTGCTGCCGAAGAGGGTCGCAGGGTGA
- a CDS encoding zf-HC2 domain-containing protein encodes MAEEMNCREAVEQLQDYLKRELTPGVATELRRHLDHCRHCFDHARFEENFLRMLEERARKETCPGALRQRILDLLRSEAGPG; translated from the coding sequence ATGGCCGAGGAGATGAACTGCCGGGAGGCCGTGGAGCAGCTTCAGGACTATCTCAAGCGCGAGCTGACGCCCGGGGTCGCCACCGAGCTCCGGCGGCACCTGGACCACTGCCGCCATTGCTTCGATCACGCCCGCTTCGAGGAGAACTTCCTCCGGATGCTGGAGGAGCGCGCCCGCAAGGAGACCTGCCCCGGCGCGCTGCGTCAGCGGATCCTCGATCTTCTCCGGAGCGAGGCCGGGCCAGGCTGA
- a CDS encoding flavin reductase family protein yields MSHAGVDAAQFRECLGRFATGVTIVTVERSDGRPVGMTANSLASVSLEPPLLSVCVERQAELHDVILAAPGFAVNILESSQEALARRFADPHEDRFQGVGYQTGPQGEILLGGAIGYIGCRRYAQYPGGDHSIIIGLVTSGSTTEGRPLLYYRGGYAALG; encoded by the coding sequence TTGAGCCACGCCGGGGTCGATGCCGCCCAGTTCCGCGAGTGCCTCGGTCGGTTCGCGACCGGCGTCACCATCGTCACCGTCGAGCGATCCGACGGCCGGCCGGTGGGCATGACGGCCAACAGCCTGGCATCGGTCTCCCTGGAGCCGCCGCTGCTCTCGGTCTGCGTCGAACGCCAGGCCGAGCTGCACGATGTCATCCTGGCGGCGCCGGGCTTCGCGGTAAACATCCTCGAAAGCTCCCAGGAGGCGCTGGCGCGCCGATTCGCCGACCCGCACGAGGACCGGTTTCAAGGGGTGGGCTATCAGACCGGGCCCCAGGGAGAGATCCTGCTGGGCGGCGCCATCGGCTACATCGGCTGCCGGCGCTACGCCCAGTATCCCGGGGGCGACCACAGCATCATCATAGGCCTGGTGACCAGCGGCTCCACCACCGAGGGCCGCCCGCTGCTCTACTACCGCGGCGGCTACGCCGCGCTCGGATGA
- a CDS encoding SRPBCC family protein: protein MRTVDRIRMRAAPARVLDAAVEVERWPALLGHYRWVRMLERRGEGGLVEMAAWRPFGRLRYPTWWVSEMRVDREAGEVHYLHVRGITTGMDVVWRIEPVEEETDVTIVHQWTGPRWPLMGRAAANWVIGPVFIHGIASRTLAGIRRAVEVPRV, encoded by the coding sequence ATGCGTACCGTCGACCGGATCCGGATGCGGGCCGCACCCGCCCGGGTGCTCGATGCGGCGGTGGAGGTGGAGCGGTGGCCGGCGCTGCTCGGCCACTACCGCTGGGTGCGGATGCTGGAGCGGCGGGGCGAGGGCGGTCTGGTGGAGATGGCGGCTTGGCGGCCCTTCGGGCGATTGCGCTATCCCACCTGGTGGGTGTCGGAGATGCGGGTGGATCGGGAGGCGGGGGAGGTACACTATCTTCACGTTCGGGGCATCACGACCGGCATGGACGTGGTCTGGCGGATCGAGCCGGTGGAGGAGGAGACCGACGTGACCATCGTGCATCAGTGGACCGGGCCCCGCTGGCCGCTCATGGGCAGAGCCGCCGCCAACTGGGTCATCGGCCCGGTGTTCATCCACGGGATCGCCTCGCGCACCCTCGCCGGAATCCGGCGCGCGGTTGAGGTGCCCCGTGTCTGA
- a CDS encoding FAD-dependent monooxygenase codes for MDSSITASAEPHRLLDALVVGAGPGGSAIAASLAGAGFKVMAVDRAAFPRDKPCSEYMSPEAVRLLDRLGVVAALEASGAVALQGTAVTASRGARLHGVFALASHRPFRATGLSVSRRILDHALVEAARRAGASVLERTTVEELLYDRGGIAGALVRDAEGRRHALRARLTIGADGLRSVVARRLGSRTYGRPRRVAFVAHVEGVQAMADSAELHVGSRGYVGLNPIGGGTTNVALVVPAARAGAARGRLESFFLETLREFPGVCQRVSAGHLVRKVLATGPFAAWSGRVTADGAALVGDAADFFDPFTGEGIFSALRGAELLAGVAGEALACTGTVSAARLAGYRRARRRAFAGKWAVERLIGYGMWWPRLFDRAVARLGRRPGMAHTLIGVTGDFVPAREVLNPVFLARMVL; via the coding sequence ATGGATTCGAGTATCACCGCCTCGGCTGAGCCCCACCGGCTGCTCGACGCGCTGGTGGTCGGCGCCGGGCCAGGGGGCAGCGCAATCGCCGCCTCGCTGGCAGGAGCCGGATTCAAGGTGATGGCCGTCGATCGGGCCGCCTTTCCCCGCGATAAGCCCTGCTCCGAGTACATGAGCCCGGAAGCGGTCCGCCTCCTCGACCGGCTCGGCGTCGTCGCCGCGCTCGAGGCGTCCGGCGCGGTCGCGCTGCAGGGGACTGCCGTGACGGCGTCCCGCGGCGCGCGGCTCCACGGCGTCTTCGCGCTGGCCAGCCACCGGCCCTTCCGCGCCACCGGGCTCTCGGTCTCCCGCAGGATCCTGGATCACGCGCTGGTCGAGGCCGCCCGTCGCGCCGGCGCATCCGTGCTGGAGCGGACCACGGTCGAGGAGCTGCTCTACGATCGCGGCGGCATCGCCGGTGCGCTGGTCCGGGACGCCGAGGGACGCCGCCATGCACTCCGCGCCCGGCTCACCATCGGTGCCGACGGCCTGCGGTCCGTCGTGGCCCGGCGGCTGGGATCCCGGACCTATGGCCGGCCGCGCCGGGTCGCCTTCGTGGCGCACGTGGAGGGTGTGCAGGCCATGGCCGACTCCGCCGAGCTGCACGTGGGCTCGCGCGGGTACGTGGGACTCAATCCCATCGGCGGCGGGACCACCAACGTTGCGCTGGTCGTGCCGGCCGCGCGCGCGGGTGCCGCACGCGGGCGGCTGGAGTCGTTCTTCCTGGAGACGCTGCGCGAGTTCCCCGGCGTGTGTCAGCGGGTGTCCGCCGGGCACCTGGTCCGGAAGGTCCTCGCGACCGGCCCGTTCGCCGCCTGGTCCGGTCGGGTGACAGCCGATGGCGCGGCGCTGGTGGGCGATGCCGCCGACTTCTTCGACCCGTTCACGGGCGAGGGCATCTTCAGCGCCTTGCGCGGCGCCGAGCTGCTTGCCGGCGTTGCCGGCGAGGCACTGGCCTGCACGGGGACCGTGTCCGCGGCGCGGCTGGCCGGCTACCGCCGGGCTCGCCGGCGCGCCTTCGCCGGCAAGTGGGCGGTCGAGCGCCTCATCGGCTACGGGATGTGGTGGCCGCGACTGTTCGATCGCGCCGTGGCCCGGCTGGGGCGGCGGCCCGGCATGGCCCATACGCTGATCGGCGTCACCGGCGACTTCGTTCCCGCCCGGGAAGTGCTCAATCCGGTCTTCCTCGCCAGGATGGTCCTTTGA
- a CDS encoding DUF92 domain-containing protein, whose protein sequence is MPSGIAALTAAAVALAAWRARSLTASGAVAAWMVGTLVLLGSGWQGGAVLAAFFVSSSAVSRLTLAAPGLDPKGHRRDHRQVLANGGPAALGGLLGICCGQAGLWVITGSLAAAAADTWGTAIGSRSGPPPRLLWSGRVVPPGTNGGVTVLGSAAAAAGALLVAALGALAAGAPRLLPLAALVGFGGMLLDSALGAALQGRFVCPGCGEFSEWRVHRCGTPTVRQGGIAWLDNDGVNLAATTAAALLALAGWAFSGPSP, encoded by the coding sequence GTGCCATCAGGGATCGCGGCGCTCACCGCCGCGGCCGTCGCGCTGGCGGCCTGGCGGGCCCGGAGCCTCACGGCGTCGGGTGCGGTGGCGGCCTGGATGGTGGGAACGCTGGTTCTCCTTGGAAGCGGGTGGCAAGGCGGCGCGGTCCTGGCCGCTTTCTTCGTCTCCAGCAGCGCCGTCTCCCGCCTGACGCTCGCCGCCCCCGGGCTCGACCCCAAGGGCCATCGCCGGGATCACCGTCAGGTTCTCGCCAATGGCGGGCCGGCCGCGCTTGGCGGGCTCCTGGGAATTTGTTGCGGCCAGGCCGGGTTGTGGGTGATCACCGGCAGCCTCGCCGCCGCCGCCGCAGACACCTGGGGCACCGCCATCGGCAGCCGCAGCGGACCTCCCCCCCGGCTGCTCTGGTCCGGCCGCGTGGTCCCGCCGGGGACCAATGGCGGTGTTACTGTTCTTGGGAGTGCCGCGGCCGCGGCCGGCGCGCTATTGGTTGCGGCACTCGGTGCGCTGGCCGCCGGAGCGCCGCGGCTCCTGCCACTCGCCGCGCTGGTAGGTTTCGGGGGAATGCTGCTGGATTCCGCCCTCGGTGCCGCGCTGCAGGGGCGGTTTGTCTGCCCGGGATGCGGCGAGTTCAGCGAATGGCGGGTGCACCGCTGCGGCACGCCGACCGTTCGACAGGGAGGGATCGCGTGGCTGGACAACGACGGGGTGAACCTCGCCGCCACCACGGCCGCCGCGCTCCTCGCGCTCGCCGGCTGGGCGTTCTCTGGTCCGTCGCCCTGA
- a CDS encoding methyltransferase domain-containing protein, translated as MEPLLLSPVGAELLDDPAADPRAVSLSLENIARANRWFGGAAAVRHGLIRMLQGLPAGTCLTLLDIGTGIGDLPLMAMRLARRRGLQLVPVGLERSPVAARLARRAGLPTAVACGGAPPVRARSVDLVLVSQLLHHLARPSAIRLLRNCDRLARLGVIVADLRRSRLGPPAFWLGARALRFDRITRADGITSIRRGYTTGELRALLAAAGVDALVERRPGLRLVATWRPAAR; from the coding sequence ATGGAGCCGTTGCTGCTCAGCCCGGTCGGCGCGGAGCTGCTGGACGATCCCGCCGCCGATCCCCGCGCGGTGTCGCTCTCGCTGGAGAACATCGCGCGGGCCAACCGCTGGTTCGGTGGCGCCGCCGCCGTGCGTCACGGGCTCATCCGGATGCTCCAGGGCCTGCCGGCGGGGACCTGCCTCACCCTGCTCGACATCGGCACCGGCATCGGCGACCTGCCCCTCATGGCCATGCGTCTGGCGCGGCGGCGCGGCCTGCAGCTGGTGCCGGTCGGGCTGGAGCGGAGCCCGGTGGCCGCGCGGCTCGCGCGCCGGGCGGGGCTCCCCACTGCGGTGGCGTGCGGGGGCGCGCCACCGGTGCGCGCGCGGTCGGTCGATTTGGTGCTGGTAAGCCAGCTGCTGCACCATCTCGCCCGGCCCTCCGCCATCCGCCTGCTCCGGAATTGCGATCGGCTGGCGCGACTCGGCGTGATCGTGGCGGACCTGCGCCGGAGCCGCCTGGGGCCACCTGCCTTCTGGCTCGGTGCGCGGGCGCTGAGGTTCGACCGGATAACCCGGGCGGACGGAATAACCTCCATCCGGCGCGGGTATACCACTGGAGAGCTTCGCGCCCTCCTGGCGGCAGCGGGGGTCGACGCGCTGGTCGAGCGCCGGCCGGGGCTCCGGCTGGTGGCCACCTGGCGGCCGGCGGCCAGGTGA
- the fabF gene encoding beta-ketoacyl-ACP synthase II: MSEPRRVVITGVGAVTPIGLGVEGLWAGLQERRSAIRCITRFDPSVFKSRIAGEVDDFVATDHVEERRARRLDRYSQFAIAATRMALADAELDLAREDPDRVGAMMGTALGGVAHGERQYNNFLTQGPRAVDPSLALTVFAGAASCNIAIEFGCTGPNSTNGMSCASGAIAIGDGFRAIVRGDADVMIAGGAEAPLAPLCFGAFAIIRAMSTRNDDPAHASRPFDAARDGFVMAEGAAVLLLEERGRALARGAPIYAEVCGFGLTNDAHHMTAPRPDGQQAARAIRRALDEARVAPQDIGYINAHGSSTPLNDPTENLSIKQVFGEHAHRLALSGTKGYYGHALGASGAIEAAICALAARRGWVPPTLNLETRDPACDLAHVTGDGQAITPEYLLSNSFGFGGINAALVFRRADA; encoded by the coding sequence GTGTCTGAGCCGCGCCGGGTAGTCATCACCGGTGTCGGGGCCGTCACCCCGATCGGTCTGGGCGTCGAGGGACTCTGGGCCGGGCTCCAGGAGCGGCGCTCGGCGATCCGCTGCATCACCCGGTTCGATCCCTCGGTGTTCAAGTCGCGCATCGCGGGGGAGGTCGATGACTTTGTCGCCACCGACCATGTCGAGGAGCGACGCGCCCGCCGGCTGGACCGCTACTCCCAGTTTGCCATCGCCGCCACCCGCATGGCGCTGGCCGACGCCGAGCTCGACCTGGCCCGGGAGGACCCCGACCGGGTCGGGGCCATGATGGGTACGGCGCTCGGCGGCGTCGCTCACGGGGAGCGGCAGTACAACAACTTCCTCACCCAGGGCCCCCGCGCGGTCGATCCGTCGCTGGCGCTGACGGTCTTCGCCGGCGCGGCGAGCTGCAACATCGCCATCGAGTTCGGCTGCACCGGCCCCAATTCGACCAACGGGATGAGCTGCGCCTCGGGCGCCATCGCCATCGGGGACGGCTTCCGCGCCATCGTTCGGGGCGATGCGGACGTGATGATCGCCGGCGGCGCGGAAGCGCCGCTCGCGCCCCTCTGCTTCGGGGCCTTCGCCATCATCCGGGCGATGTCCACCCGGAACGACGATCCCGCTCACGCGAGCCGTCCCTTCGACGCGGCGCGGGACGGCTTCGTGATGGCGGAAGGCGCGGCCGTGCTGCTGCTGGAGGAGCGAGGGCGGGCGCTGGCGCGGGGGGCGCCGATCTACGCCGAGGTCTGCGGATTCGGCCTCACCAACGACGCCCATCACATGACCGCCCCCCGGCCCGACGGTCAGCAGGCCGCACGCGCCATCCGGCGGGCGCTCGACGAGGCGCGCGTGGCGCCCCAGGACATCGGCTACATCAACGCCCACGGCTCGTCGACGCCGCTCAACGATCCGACCGAGAATCTGTCGATCAAGCAGGTGTTCGGAGAGCACGCCCACCGGCTGGCATTGAGCGGCACCAAGGGATATTACGGCCACGCGCTCGGTGCCAGCGGCGCCATCGAAGCCGCCATCTGCGCCCTCGCGGCGCGGCGCGGTTGGGTGCCCCCGACCCTCAATCTCGAGACCCGCGATCCCGCCTGCGATCTCGCCCACGTGACCGGCGATGGACAGGCGATCACTCCCGAGTATCTGCTCAGCAACTCCTTCGGCTTCGGCGGGATCAACGCGGCGCTGGTGTTTCGGCGCGCGGACGCCTAG
- a CDS encoding sigma-70 family RNA polymerase sigma factor yields MAEPTAAGPSFDHEALPHLDALYRVALRLTGDAARAEDLVQDTMLKAYRSWRQYRPGTNAKGWLLTILRNTFINDYRRRKLEPVAMDLEAIEPHAIYRDIESADPEGAFFSQIVDEKVLQAVDALPPEFREVLVLSDMEGMRYAEIAEALQIPVGTVKSRLFRGRRLLQAALYQHAVEMGYIKPRKA; encoded by the coding sequence ATGGCCGAGCCCACCGCGGCCGGGCCCTCCTTCGACCACGAGGCCCTGCCTCATCTCGACGCGCTCTACCGCGTGGCGCTCCGGCTGACCGGCGACGCCGCCCGCGCCGAGGACCTGGTCCAGGACACCATGCTCAAGGCGTATCGCTCCTGGCGCCAGTACCGGCCGGGCACCAACGCCAAGGGATGGCTCCTCACCATACTGCGTAACACCTTCATCAATGATTACCGCCGGCGCAAGCTGGAGCCGGTCGCGATGGACCTCGAAGCCATCGAGCCGCACGCCATCTACCGGGACATCGAGTCCGCCGACCCGGAAGGGGCCTTCTTCTCCCAGATCGTGGACGAGAAGGTGCTCCAGGCGGTGGACGCGCTGCCGCCGGAGTTCCGTGAGGTGCTGGTATTGAGCGACATGGAGGGAATGCGCTATGCCGAGATCGCCGAAGCGCTCCAGATTCCGGTCGGCACGGTCAAGTCCCGGCTCTTTCGGGGCCGGCGCCTGCTGCAGGCGGCGCTCTACCAGCACGCGGTAGAGATGGGCTACATCAAGCCGCGGAAGGCCTGA